One stretch of Xiphophorus maculatus strain JP 163 A chromosome 19, X_maculatus-5.0-male, whole genome shotgun sequence DNA includes these proteins:
- the mocs1 gene encoding molybdenum cofactor biosynthesis protein 1 isoform X1: protein MAAGTRICYSLRNARIFFARCHNRSDQRLFSSATHQENELELRDTSVTAANFQTRPRLERLTDEKVLPFSAFLTDSFGRRHNYLRISLTEKCNLRCQYCMPEEGVKLTPRGQLLSTSEVLTLAQLFVREGVDKIRLTGGEPLIRPDVLDIIAELKKLVGLKTVAVTTNGINLSRLLPKLKDAGLDLINISLDSLVPAKFEFVVRRKGFHKVMESIDKAVELGYNPVKINCVVMRGLNEDELLDFVQLTEKKPLEVRFIEYMPFDGNKWNFKKMVSYQEMLDQIRQQWPNLERLQSGPADTAKTFKVPGFKGQLGFITSMSDNFCGSCNRLRITADGNLKVCLFGNSEVSLRDILRSGASDEELLRIIGAAVGRKKKQHAGMFTISQMKNRPMVLIDFSEMFLTRPENRQRASFIFIELKLGPFFYLTASSDESCKEFLCLPGCTASTQTAFSCCFKTSVSGGSLIKTHISKEKCHDVTPLHSSDYDYDLIFTSRHTKKRTNVSFINEDPLRYAQSSVPNNPRSQSLSAFCTLNAKMNQKNLSFRLFHSQSSGEDHTHKTPSALDSPSSAKPQLTHTDAQGRATMVDVGGKLATHRTATAGATVILGAVAFRLLRDNQLAKGDALTVAQLAGIMASKQTSTLIPLCHPLPLDHASISFQLDELHCSVIITATCHTTGRTGVEMEALTAASVAALTVYDMCKAVSHDIVIMDVKLLSKTGGKRDFHH from the exons ATGGCTGCTGGAACACGTATCTGCTACAGTTTGAGAAATGCCAGAATATTCTTCGCTCGGTGCCACAACAGAAGCGACCAGCGGCTGTTTTCCAGCGCTACGCACCAGGAGAATGAGCTTGAACTCCGAGATACCTCAGTGACTGCTGCAAACTTCCAGACCAGACCCAGATTG GAGAGATTAACAGATGAGAAGGTCCTACCGTTTTCAGCTTTCTTGACTGACAGCTTTGGCCGCAGACATAACTACCTACGCATCTCTCTGACTGAGAAATGCAACCTCCGCT GTCAGTATTGCATGCCAGAGGAGGGAGTGAAGCTCACGCCGCGGGGCCAGCTGCTCTCCACCTCAGAGGTGCTAACCCTCGCTCAGCTCTTTGTCCGAGAGGGAGTGGATAAAATCCGACTCACTGGCGGGGAGCCTCTCATCAGACCCGATGTTCTGGATATCATTG CTGAACTGAAAAAGCTAGTGGGTCTGAAAACTGTTGCAGTTACAACCAATGGCATTAACTTATCCCGACTTTTGCCAAAGCTGAAAGATGCTGGACTGGACCTGATAAACATCAGCCTCGACTCTTTGGTTCCAGCAAAATTTGAGTTCGTAGTCAGGCGAAAAG GTTTTCATAAAGTCATGGAGAGCATTGACAAAGCGGTTGAATTAGGCTACAATCCAGTCAAG ATCAACTGTGTGGTGATGAGAGGCCTGAATGAGGATGAGCTCTTAGATTTTGTGCAACTCACAGAGAAGAAGCCTCTGGAGGTTCGCTTCATTGAGTACATGCCATTCGATG GAAACAAGTGGAACTTTAAGAAGATGGTGAGTTACCAGGAGATGCTGGACCAGATCAGACAGCAGTGGCCCAATCTGGAAAGGCTTCAGTCTGGACCTGCTGACACTGCCAAG ACTTTTAAAGTTCCTGGTTTCAAAGGTCAACTGGGCTTCATTACTTCCATGTCAGACAATTTCTGTGGCTCCTGTAACCGTTTGCGCATCACTGCAGATGGAAACCTCAAG GTGTGTTTGTTCGGTAACTCTGAAGTTTCCCTCAGAGATATTCTCCGTTCTGGAGCGTCTGATGAGGAGCTGCTGCGAATTATCGGGgctgctgtgggcaggaagaaAAAGCAACATGCAG gcaTGTTCACTATCTCTCAGATGAAGAACAGACCTATGGTCCTCATTG ATTTCTCTGAGATGTTTCTCACAAGGCCAGAAAACCGACAAAGGGCTTCATTCATCTTTATTGAGCTAAAACTTGGCCCGTTCTTTTATTTGACTGCGTCTTCTGATGAGTCTTGTAAGGAGTTTCTGTGCCTTCCTGGATGCACTGCTTCAACACAGACAGCCTTTAGTTGCTGCTTTAAGACCTCAGTGAGTGGCGGTTCACTCATTAAGACCCATATTAGCAAAGAGAAGTGCCACGATGTGACGCCGCTTCACTCCTCAGACTATGATTACGATCTCATTTTCACCAGCCGTCACACTAAGAAACGCACAAATGTGAGCTTCATTAATGAAGACCCCCTCAGGTACGCACAATCCAGTGTTCCTAACAACCCAAGGAGTCAGTCCCTTTCTGCTTTTTGCACACTGAACGCcaaaatgaatcagaaaaatCTAAGCTTCAGGTTGTTTCATAGTCAAAGTTCTGGTGAAGACCACACGCATAAGACCCCATCAGCCTTAGACAGTCCCAGTAGCGCTAAACCCCAGCTGACGCACACAGACGCCCAGGGCCGAGCAACAATGGTGGACGTTGGGGGGAAGCTTGCCACGCATCGAACAGCCACAGCCGGTGCCACCGTCATCCTGGGCGCCGTCGCTTTCCGCCTCCTCCGGGATAACCAGCTGGCCAAAGGTGATGCTTTAACTGTGGCTCAGCTGGCCGGCATCATGGCATCAAAACAGACCTCTACCCTCATCCCTCTTTGCCACCCGCTCCCACTGGATCACGCCTCCATTTCATTTCaactggatgagctgcactgcTCTGTTATTATCACTGCAACCTGTCACACCACGGGCAGGACGGGGGTGGAGATGGAGGCGCTGACGGCTGCCTCTGTGGCAGCGCTTACGGTCTACGATATGTGTAAGGCTGTGAGCCACGACATTGTCATCATGGATGTGAAACTGCTCAGCAAGACGGGCGGGAAGAGAGACTTTCACCATTAA
- the mocs1 gene encoding molybdenum cofactor biosynthesis protein 1 isoform X2, with the protein MFWISLVEAKVCGSEAELKKLVGLKTVAVTTNGINLSRLLPKLKDAGLDLINISLDSLVPAKFEFVVRRKGFHKVMESIDKAVELGYNPVKINCVVMRGLNEDELLDFVQLTEKKPLEVRFIEYMPFDGNKWNFKKMVSYQEMLDQIRQQWPNLERLQSGPADTAKTFKVPGFKGQLGFITSMSDNFCGSCNRLRITADGNLKVCLFGNSEVSLRDILRSGASDEELLRIIGAAVGRKKKQHAGMFTISQMKNRPMVLIDFSEMFLTRPENRQRASFIFIELKLGPFFYLTASSDESCKEFLCLPGCTASTQTAFSCCFKTSVSGGSLIKTHISKEKCHDVTPLHSSDYDYDLIFTSRHTKKRTNVSFINEDPLRYAQSSVPNNPRSQSLSAFCTLNAKMNQKNLSFRLFHSQSSGEDHTHKTPSALDSPSSAKPQLTHTDAQGRATMVDVGGKLATHRTATAGATVILGAVAFRLLRDNQLAKGDALTVAQLAGIMASKQTSTLIPLCHPLPLDHASISFQLDELHCSVIITATCHTTGRTGVEMEALTAASVAALTVYDMCKAVSHDIVIMDVKLLSKTGGKRDFHH; encoded by the exons ATGTTCTGGATATCATTG GTTGAAGCAAAAGTTTGTGGAAGTGAAG CTGAACTGAAAAAGCTAGTGGGTCTGAAAACTGTTGCAGTTACAACCAATGGCATTAACTTATCCCGACTTTTGCCAAAGCTGAAAGATGCTGGACTGGACCTGATAAACATCAGCCTCGACTCTTTGGTTCCAGCAAAATTTGAGTTCGTAGTCAGGCGAAAAG GTTTTCATAAAGTCATGGAGAGCATTGACAAAGCGGTTGAATTAGGCTACAATCCAGTCAAG ATCAACTGTGTGGTGATGAGAGGCCTGAATGAGGATGAGCTCTTAGATTTTGTGCAACTCACAGAGAAGAAGCCTCTGGAGGTTCGCTTCATTGAGTACATGCCATTCGATG GAAACAAGTGGAACTTTAAGAAGATGGTGAGTTACCAGGAGATGCTGGACCAGATCAGACAGCAGTGGCCCAATCTGGAAAGGCTTCAGTCTGGACCTGCTGACACTGCCAAG ACTTTTAAAGTTCCTGGTTTCAAAGGTCAACTGGGCTTCATTACTTCCATGTCAGACAATTTCTGTGGCTCCTGTAACCGTTTGCGCATCACTGCAGATGGAAACCTCAAG GTGTGTTTGTTCGGTAACTCTGAAGTTTCCCTCAGAGATATTCTCCGTTCTGGAGCGTCTGATGAGGAGCTGCTGCGAATTATCGGGgctgctgtgggcaggaagaaAAAGCAACATGCAG gcaTGTTCACTATCTCTCAGATGAAGAACAGACCTATGGTCCTCATTG ATTTCTCTGAGATGTTTCTCACAAGGCCAGAAAACCGACAAAGGGCTTCATTCATCTTTATTGAGCTAAAACTTGGCCCGTTCTTTTATTTGACTGCGTCTTCTGATGAGTCTTGTAAGGAGTTTCTGTGCCTTCCTGGATGCACTGCTTCAACACAGACAGCCTTTAGTTGCTGCTTTAAGACCTCAGTGAGTGGCGGTTCACTCATTAAGACCCATATTAGCAAAGAGAAGTGCCACGATGTGACGCCGCTTCACTCCTCAGACTATGATTACGATCTCATTTTCACCAGCCGTCACACTAAGAAACGCACAAATGTGAGCTTCATTAATGAAGACCCCCTCAGGTACGCACAATCCAGTGTTCCTAACAACCCAAGGAGTCAGTCCCTTTCTGCTTTTTGCACACTGAACGCcaaaatgaatcagaaaaatCTAAGCTTCAGGTTGTTTCATAGTCAAAGTTCTGGTGAAGACCACACGCATAAGACCCCATCAGCCTTAGACAGTCCCAGTAGCGCTAAACCCCAGCTGACGCACACAGACGCCCAGGGCCGAGCAACAATGGTGGACGTTGGGGGGAAGCTTGCCACGCATCGAACAGCCACAGCCGGTGCCACCGTCATCCTGGGCGCCGTCGCTTTCCGCCTCCTCCGGGATAACCAGCTGGCCAAAGGTGATGCTTTAACTGTGGCTCAGCTGGCCGGCATCATGGCATCAAAACAGACCTCTACCCTCATCCCTCTTTGCCACCCGCTCCCACTGGATCACGCCTCCATTTCATTTCaactggatgagctgcactgcTCTGTTATTATCACTGCAACCTGTCACACCACGGGCAGGACGGGGGTGGAGATGGAGGCGCTGACGGCTGCCTCTGTGGCAGCGCTTACGGTCTACGATATGTGTAAGGCTGTGAGCCACGACATTGTCATCATGGATGTGAAACTGCTCAGCAAGACGGGCGGGAAGAGAGACTTTCACCATTAA
- the mocs1 gene encoding molybdenum cofactor biosynthesis protein 1 isoform X3 encodes MAAGTRICYSLRNARIFFARCHNRSDQRLFSSATHQENELELRDTSVTAANFQTRPRLERLTDEKVLPFSAFLTDSFGRRHNYLRISLTEKCNLRCQYCMPEEGVKLTPRGQLLSTSEVLTLAQLFVREGVDKIRLTGGEPLIRPDVLDIIAELKKLVGLKTVAVTTNGINLSRLLPKLKDAGLDLINISLDSLVPAKFEFVVRRKGFHKVMESIDKAVELGYNPVKINCVVMRGLNEDELLDFVQLTEKKPLEVRFIEYMPFDGNKWNFKKMVSYQEMLDQIRQQWPNLERLQSGPADTAKTFKVPGFKGQLGFITSMSDNFCGSCNRLRITADGNLKVCLFGNSEVSLRDILRSGASDEELLRIIGAAVGRKKKQHAGMFTISQMKNRPMVLIGG; translated from the exons ATGGCTGCTGGAACACGTATCTGCTACAGTTTGAGAAATGCCAGAATATTCTTCGCTCGGTGCCACAACAGAAGCGACCAGCGGCTGTTTTCCAGCGCTACGCACCAGGAGAATGAGCTTGAACTCCGAGATACCTCAGTGACTGCTGCAAACTTCCAGACCAGACCCAGATTG GAGAGATTAACAGATGAGAAGGTCCTACCGTTTTCAGCTTTCTTGACTGACAGCTTTGGCCGCAGACATAACTACCTACGCATCTCTCTGACTGAGAAATGCAACCTCCGCT GTCAGTATTGCATGCCAGAGGAGGGAGTGAAGCTCACGCCGCGGGGCCAGCTGCTCTCCACCTCAGAGGTGCTAACCCTCGCTCAGCTCTTTGTCCGAGAGGGAGTGGATAAAATCCGACTCACTGGCGGGGAGCCTCTCATCAGACCCGATGTTCTGGATATCATTG CTGAACTGAAAAAGCTAGTGGGTCTGAAAACTGTTGCAGTTACAACCAATGGCATTAACTTATCCCGACTTTTGCCAAAGCTGAAAGATGCTGGACTGGACCTGATAAACATCAGCCTCGACTCTTTGGTTCCAGCAAAATTTGAGTTCGTAGTCAGGCGAAAAG GTTTTCATAAAGTCATGGAGAGCATTGACAAAGCGGTTGAATTAGGCTACAATCCAGTCAAG ATCAACTGTGTGGTGATGAGAGGCCTGAATGAGGATGAGCTCTTAGATTTTGTGCAACTCACAGAGAAGAAGCCTCTGGAGGTTCGCTTCATTGAGTACATGCCATTCGATG GAAACAAGTGGAACTTTAAGAAGATGGTGAGTTACCAGGAGATGCTGGACCAGATCAGACAGCAGTGGCCCAATCTGGAAAGGCTTCAGTCTGGACCTGCTGACACTGCCAAG ACTTTTAAAGTTCCTGGTTTCAAAGGTCAACTGGGCTTCATTACTTCCATGTCAGACAATTTCTGTGGCTCCTGTAACCGTTTGCGCATCACTGCAGATGGAAACCTCAAG GTGTGTTTGTTCGGTAACTCTGAAGTTTCCCTCAGAGATATTCTCCGTTCTGGAGCGTCTGATGAGGAGCTGCTGCGAATTATCGGGgctgctgtgggcaggaagaaAAAGCAACATGCAG gcaTGTTCACTATCTCTCAGATGAAGAACAGACCTATGGTCCTCATTGGTGGGTGA